In Micromonospora sp. NBC_01813, the following are encoded in one genomic region:
- a CDS encoding DUF397 domain-containing protein translates to MELTEARWRKSTKSDSGNCVEVADNLPGRVYVRDTKDRDGTTLAFAPSSWSTFVELAKTYA, encoded by the coding sequence ATGGAGCTGACCGAGGCGCGTTGGCGCAAGAGCACCAAGTCCGACAGCGGCAACTGTGTCGAGGTGGCCGACAACCTTCCCGGCCGCGTCTACGTCCGGGACACCAAGGACCGCGACGGCACAACGTTGGCGTTCGCCCCCTCGTCCTGGTCGACCTTCGTCGAGCTGGCCAAGACGTACGCCTGA
- a CDS encoding DUF6879 family protein, whose amino-acid sequence MDDDEFNQLFRDFRYTAYRLETLQRYDVSYEQDEFARFLAGETRGEFPGIAAWCDTVRAAVSAGKRMHRVHVVTEPLSDYVRFECGWAYEHTVDAGEDVRLIAVSAADAWPAALPHYDYWLFDSSQLVAMYYDEEGRFVSGELISDPAKIVQANVWRDAAVSASMPYRIYAERRQPGSP is encoded by the coding sequence TTGGATGACGACGAGTTCAACCAGCTTTTCCGCGACTTCCGCTACACGGCGTACCGGCTGGAGACGCTTCAGCGGTACGACGTGTCGTACGAGCAGGATGAGTTCGCCCGGTTCCTGGCGGGCGAGACCCGTGGGGAGTTCCCCGGGATCGCCGCCTGGTGCGACACCGTGCGGGCGGCGGTGTCGGCCGGCAAGCGGATGCACCGGGTCCACGTCGTCACCGAGCCGCTGTCGGACTACGTCCGGTTCGAATGCGGCTGGGCCTACGAACACACCGTCGACGCGGGCGAGGACGTTCGCCTCATCGCCGTTTCTGCCGCCGACGCCTGGCCGGCCGCTTTGCCGCACTACGATTACTGGCTGTTCGACTCCTCGCAGCTCGTAGCGATGTACTACGACGAGGAAGGACGGTTTGTCTCCGGTGAACTGATCAGCGATCCCGCCAAGATCGTGCAGGCCAACGTCTGGCGTGATGCTGCCGTCTCGGCGTCGATGCCATACCGGATCTACGCAGAACGCCGCCAACCCGGCTCCCCATAG
- a CDS encoding LacI family DNA-binding transcriptional regulator, whose translation MTRIDDVARLAGVSTATVSRALRGLPTVTEATRLRVLDAATQLGYIASPSASRLAGGKTRAVAVVVPRITRWFFSTVVEAAEDALQEAGYDLLLYNLGGRENARQRMLHTAKLHQRVDALMLVATPLQPPDFAAISALEMPGVTVSSGTGVPGWPSVRIDDVAAARTATRHLLGLGHRRIAHISGNSADELAFTTHLDRRRGYREALVAAGLVPDPTLDVESDFTIGGGGRATRELLRRDPLPTAIFAACDEMALGAIAALRQAGLRVPADVSVIGVDDHDVARVVGLTTVAQPAAEQGRLAARTLLGPLSGAVRDTAAANVILPTRLVQRESTAPPRENG comes from the coding sequence ATGACCAGAATCGACGACGTGGCCCGGCTGGCCGGAGTCTCCACGGCGACCGTCTCCCGGGCCCTACGCGGCCTGCCGACGGTCACCGAGGCGACCCGGCTCCGGGTCCTCGACGCCGCCACCCAGCTTGGATACATCGCCTCGCCGAGCGCCTCACGACTGGCCGGCGGCAAGACCCGGGCCGTCGCCGTCGTGGTACCCCGGATCACCCGCTGGTTCTTCAGCACCGTGGTCGAGGCCGCCGAGGACGCACTGCAGGAGGCCGGCTACGACCTCCTGCTGTACAACCTCGGCGGCCGAGAGAACGCCCGGCAACGGATGCTGCACACGGCGAAGCTGCACCAGCGGGTCGACGCGTTGATGCTGGTCGCCACCCCGCTGCAACCGCCCGACTTCGCCGCCATCTCCGCGCTGGAGATGCCGGGGGTCACCGTCAGCTCCGGCACCGGGGTTCCCGGCTGGCCGAGCGTACGCATCGACGACGTCGCCGCCGCCCGTACCGCCACCAGGCACCTGCTCGGGCTCGGACATCGCCGGATCGCGCACATCTCCGGCAACTCCGCCGACGAACTGGCCTTCACCACCCACCTGGACCGCCGCCGCGGCTATCGGGAGGCGCTGGTCGCCGCCGGGCTGGTCCCGGACCCGACGCTGGACGTGGAGAGCGACTTCACCATCGGCGGGGGCGGCCGGGCCACCAGGGAACTGCTGCGCCGTGATCCGCTGCCGACCGCGATCTTCGCCGCCTGCGACGAGATGGCGCTCGGCGCGATCGCCGCGCTCCGCCAGGCGGGTCTGCGGGTGCCGGCCGACGTCAGCGTCATCGGCGTCGACGATCACGACGTCGCCCGGGTGGTCGGGCTGACCACGGTGGCCCAGCCCGCCGCCGAGCAGGGCCGGCTGGCCGCCCGTACGCTGCTCGGGCCGTTGTCCGGCGCGGTCCGCGACACCGCCGCCGCGAACGTGATCCTGCCCACCCGCCTGGTCCAGCGGGAATCGACCGCGCCACCCCGGGAAAACGGGTAA
- a CDS encoding helix-turn-helix domain-containing protein produces MSASEYLVEDLRRVREMLGLTQESWGERLHFSASHVGAVERGERPALPDYLGAVDRVYGTAFIKFYREFIRGEWTPVWYRPFVEYERRAKLLRIFQPMMMPGLLQTEAYARALLQALNTKPEDLEPTLAARLDRQEIVTRATNACRLVVVLDEMVLRRSVGGPEVMRDQLKAIADANQRQNVQVHVVPFSTGGYPGMLGPMVLATVDGRTVGFLEGHQEGRLVEAADAVEALEGDWETIRGYALTAQQSEEMIMEAIETWS; encoded by the coding sequence ATGTCTGCGAGCGAGTATCTGGTAGAGGACCTCCGTCGCGTCCGAGAGATGCTGGGGCTCACCCAGGAGTCCTGGGGCGAGCGCCTGCACTTCTCGGCGTCGCACGTCGGGGCGGTGGAGCGCGGCGAGCGGCCGGCGCTGCCGGACTACCTCGGGGCGGTGGACCGGGTGTACGGCACCGCGTTCATAAAGTTCTATCGGGAGTTCATCCGTGGCGAGTGGACCCCGGTCTGGTATCGCCCGTTCGTCGAGTACGAGCGCCGGGCCAAACTGCTGCGGATCTTCCAGCCGATGATGATGCCGGGCCTGCTCCAGACGGAGGCGTACGCGCGCGCTCTGTTGCAGGCGCTGAACACCAAGCCGGAGGATCTTGAGCCGACGCTGGCTGCCCGACTTGACCGGCAGGAGATCGTCACTCGGGCCACGAACGCCTGCCGGCTGGTGGTGGTGCTCGATGAGATGGTGTTGCGGCGGTCCGTGGGTGGACCCGAGGTGATGCGCGACCAGTTGAAGGCGATCGCGGACGCCAACCAGCGGCAGAACGTGCAGGTGCACGTCGTGCCGTTCTCGACCGGTGGATACCCGGGAATGCTCGGGCCGATGGTGCTCGCGACCGTCGACGGCCGGACGGTCGGCTTCCTCGAAGGTCATCAGGAAGGGCGGTTGGTCGAGGCTGCGGATGCCGTGGAGGCGTTGGAAGGCGACTGGGAGACGATCCGCGGGTACGCTCTGACCGCACAGCAGTCCGAGGAGATGATCATGGAGGCGATCGAGACATGGAGCTGA
- a CDS encoding nucleotidyl transferase AbiEii/AbiGii toxin family protein — MDAFHERLARTGLAAARRYGFALAGGYAVQAAGLLERPSEDVDLFTAWDRRDEFSTAVTAVVDAYRDDGLTVDIERQYDTFARLTVTEGTRASKVELGVDWRANEPILMAIGPVLHPDDAVANKMSALYGRAFARDFIDIDATLRSGRYTHEALLDLVQHADRGFDRRIFADALGQASRLDPDEFAPYGVTGRALDDLRDQFAAWRRKLLDGQQGTLSSEASTTNTTTL, encoded by the coding sequence GTGGACGCCTTTCACGAACGACTCGCCCGCACCGGGCTTGCCGCCGCCCGCCGGTACGGTTTCGCACTCGCCGGCGGCTACGCCGTCCAAGCCGCCGGCCTGCTCGAACGCCCCAGTGAGGACGTCGACCTGTTCACGGCCTGGGACCGCCGCGACGAATTCAGCACCGCAGTCACGGCCGTCGTGGATGCCTACCGCGACGACGGCCTGACCGTCGACATCGAGCGACAGTACGACACGTTCGCCCGTCTGACGGTCACCGAAGGCACCCGCGCGTCCAAGGTAGAGCTGGGTGTGGACTGGCGCGCCAACGAACCCATCCTCATGGCGATTGGACCGGTGCTCCACCCTGACGACGCGGTCGCGAACAAGATGAGCGCGCTCTACGGGCGAGCATTCGCCCGCGACTTCATCGACATCGACGCCACGCTCCGATCCGGCCGCTACACCCATGAAGCCCTCCTCGATCTCGTACAGCACGCCGACCGCGGCTTCGACCGACGCATCTTCGCCGACGCGCTGGGACAAGCCAGTCGGCTCGATCCCGACGAATTCGCTCCGTACGGCGTCACCGGTCGGGCGCTGGACGACCTCCGCGACCAGTTCGCCGCATGGCGCCGCAAGCTACTCGACGGGCAGCAAGGAACATTGTCCAGCGAGGCGAGCACGACGAACACGACGACGCTGTAG
- the xylB gene encoding xylulokinase produces the protein MTLVAGVDSSTQSCKVVIRDADTGELVREGRAAHPDGTEVHPDAWWAALQQAIDAAGGLDDVSAAAVAGQQHGMVCLDEGGDVVRPALLWNDTRSAGAATELIDEFGGGTAGRQAWADAVGLVPVASFTITKLRWLARNEPASADRTAAVCLPHDWLTWRLAATGDLAALRTDRSDASGTGYWSAATGQYRPDLLEHAFGRKPLVPTVLGPTDPAGALRSGAPLGPGAGDNAAAALGVGARPGDVIVSIGTSGTVFSVAETPAADPSGTVAGFADTTGRFLPLVATLNAARVLDAAATMLGVDHDRLAELALSAPPGADGLVLVPYLEGERTPDRPTASGSLHGLTLATSTPAHLARAAVEGMLCALADGLDALVAQGATVNRVILVGGGARSLAVRRIAPEVFGCPVLVPPPGEYVADGAARQAAWLTLGTPDAPDWTPAETEEYAADAVPAIRARYADARDHVLNRVTAG, from the coding sequence GTGACCCTCGTCGCCGGAGTCGACTCGTCGACCCAGTCATGCAAGGTGGTGATCCGCGACGCCGACACCGGTGAGCTGGTCCGCGAGGGTCGGGCGGCGCATCCGGACGGCACCGAGGTGCACCCGGACGCCTGGTGGGCGGCGCTGCAACAGGCCATCGACGCGGCCGGCGGGCTGGACGACGTCTCCGCCGCCGCCGTCGCCGGCCAGCAGCACGGCATGGTCTGCCTCGACGAGGGCGGCGACGTGGTCCGCCCCGCCCTGCTGTGGAACGACACCCGCTCGGCCGGTGCCGCCACCGAACTGATCGACGAGTTCGGCGGCGGCACCGCCGGGCGGCAGGCCTGGGCCGACGCCGTCGGCCTGGTGCCGGTGGCCAGCTTCACCATCACCAAACTGCGCTGGCTGGCCCGCAACGAGCCGGCTTCGGCCGACCGTACGGCCGCAGTCTGCCTGCCGCACGACTGGCTGACCTGGCGGCTGGCCGCGACCGGCGACCTCGCCGCGCTTCGCACCGACCGCAGCGACGCCAGCGGCACCGGCTACTGGTCGGCGGCGACCGGCCAGTACCGGCCGGACCTGCTGGAGCACGCCTTCGGCCGCAAACCACTGGTGCCGACCGTACTCGGCCCCACCGACCCGGCCGGCGCGCTGCGCTCCGGCGCACCGCTCGGCCCCGGTGCCGGCGACAACGCCGCCGCCGCACTCGGCGTCGGTGCCCGCCCCGGCGACGTCATCGTCTCGATCGGCACCTCCGGCACCGTCTTCAGCGTCGCCGAGACCCCGGCCGCCGACCCCAGCGGCACCGTCGCCGGCTTCGCCGACACCACCGGCCGGTTCCTGCCGCTGGTCGCCACCCTCAACGCCGCCCGGGTGCTCGACGCCGCCGCCACCATGCTCGGCGTCGACCACGACCGGCTCGCCGAGCTGGCGCTCAGCGCGCCGCCCGGCGCCGACGGGCTGGTGCTGGTGCCGTACCTCGAAGGGGAACGCACCCCGGACCGGCCGACGGCCAGCGGCTCGCTGCACGGGCTCACCCTGGCCACCAGCACCCCCGCGCACCTGGCGCGGGCCGCCGTCGAGGGCATGCTCTGCGCACTCGCCGACGGGCTCGACGCCCTGGTCGCCCAGGGCGCGACCGTCAACCGGGTCATCCTGGTCGGCGGCGGGGCGCGCTCCTTGGCGGTACGCCGAATCGCCCCCGAGGTGTTCGGCTGCCCGGTCCTGGTCCCGCCACCGGGGGAGTACGTCGCCGACGGTGCCGCCCGGCAGGCCGCCTGGCTGACACTCGGCACCCCGGACGCACCAGACTGGACCCCAGCCGAAACCGAGGAGTACGCCGCCGACGCGGTGCCCGCCATCCGCGCCCGGTACGCCGACGCCCGCGACCACGTACTCAACCGGGTCACCGCCGGCTGA
- a CDS encoding MFS transporter, which yields MSVTGGRAHRIYSVVVFIVLASLDNVAIGLVPPLYGSIADTYAVPEGAIGAVTAATFLVSAIAAVGWAYVGDHGNRKPLLMAGTVIWGLGAVGTALAGSYPVFFAAQLVAAVGLGAVASVGFSVVSDLITPARRGLVMSFWGLSQGVGTLAGTLLGGLLGHADWRRPFLVLGAAGLVATVAYLFTYDVRRGQSQPELAGRFATGGEYEHRISRADLPTIARRRTNIWLVSQGLTAQVAFGSLVWLPALFRARAEDQGYTAGTAIIVGSVFATLFQLGGALSIVGGLVGDRLQRRTPRGRALVAAVGILAAVPFYLVLFFVPMRIDVPDGAGAGAVTSAVLRGVLTEPTIGLSFLTALVALALTSANSPNWFALIADVNPPEHRGTVYSLGNLVNGVGRATGNALLPVALRVVGGVVPPPLNYAVGLAVFQLFFIPTGIMYWLASRTTPRDIADVHTLLTERAATDAAGPRP from the coding sequence ATGTCGGTGACCGGCGGGCGGGCGCATCGCATCTACAGCGTCGTCGTGTTCATCGTGCTCGCCTCGCTGGACAACGTGGCGATCGGGCTCGTCCCGCCGCTGTACGGCAGCATCGCCGACACGTACGCCGTACCGGAAGGGGCGATCGGGGCGGTCACCGCCGCGACCTTCCTGGTCAGCGCGATCGCCGCGGTCGGCTGGGCGTACGTCGGCGACCACGGCAACCGCAAACCGCTGCTGATGGCCGGCACGGTGATCTGGGGGCTCGGCGCGGTCGGCACCGCCCTCGCCGGCAGCTACCCGGTGTTCTTCGCCGCGCAGCTGGTCGCCGCCGTCGGGCTCGGTGCGGTCGCCTCGGTCGGCTTCTCCGTGGTCAGCGACCTGATCACCCCGGCCCGGCGCGGACTGGTGATGAGCTTCTGGGGGTTGTCGCAGGGCGTCGGCACGCTCGCCGGCACCCTGCTCGGCGGGCTGCTCGGGCACGCCGACTGGCGTCGGCCGTTCCTGGTGCTAGGCGCCGCCGGGCTGGTCGCGACGGTCGCGTACCTGTTCACCTACGACGTGCGGCGCGGGCAGAGCCAGCCCGAGCTGGCCGGTCGGTTCGCCACCGGCGGCGAGTACGAGCACCGGATCAGCCGGGCCGACCTGCCGACGATCGCCCGGCGGCGGACCAACATCTGGCTGGTGTCGCAGGGGCTCACCGCGCAGGTCGCGTTCGGTTCGCTGGTGTGGCTGCCGGCGCTGTTCCGGGCCCGGGCCGAGGACCAGGGCTACACCGCCGGTACGGCGATCATCGTCGGCAGTGTCTTCGCCACGTTGTTCCAGCTCGGCGGGGCGTTGTCGATCGTCGGTGGCCTCGTCGGCGACCGGCTGCAACGGCGTACCCCTCGGGGTCGGGCCCTGGTCGCGGCGGTCGGCATCCTCGCCGCGGTGCCGTTCTACCTGGTGTTGTTCTTCGTCCCGATGCGGATCGACGTGCCGGACGGCGCCGGCGCGGGTGCGGTGACCAGTGCGGTGCTGCGCGGCGTGCTGACCGAGCCGACGATCGGGTTGAGCTTCCTGACCGCGTTGGTCGCGTTGGCGTTGACCTCGGCGAACTCGCCGAACTGGTTCGCCCTGATCGCCGACGTCAACCCGCCGGAGCACCGGGGCACCGTCTACAGTCTCGGCAACCTGGTCAACGGGGTCGGTCGGGCGACCGGCAACGCGTTGCTGCCGGTCGCCCTGCGGGTCGTCGGTGGGGTGGTCCCGCCGCCGCTGAACTACGCGGTCGGGCTCGCCGTCTTCCAGCTGTTCTTCATCCCGACCGGGATCATGTACTGGCTGGCGTCCCGGACCACTCCGCGCGACATCGCCGACGTGCACACCCTGCTCACCGAGCGCGCGGCTACCGACGCTGCCGGGCCCAGGCCGTGA
- a CDS encoding ATP-binding protein: MHPARNESSGDAEAVVQAGTVYGGINLLGHAGPSAPPPRQLPLDTTRFVNREQTLNRLDAALPAVDGTTATGSSAMTVAAIAGAPGVGKTALAVHWAHRVRRRFTDGDLYVDMRGYGPGPALAVGQALDAFLRALHVPAEQIPTDTDGRAALYRSVLAGKRVLIVVDNVSTVGQVRALLPATPTCMAIITSRSRLSGLVAREGASRMTLDVLSPEEAIALLRDSVGGDRVSAEPQAAAELARRCAYLPLALRIIGERIANAPYATLAEFVTDLALVDQQLDALTVDDDELSDVRTVFSWSYQALPADTARFFRLLGLHAGSDISIAAAAAIAGVSLPRARSLLDQLSAAHLIQNPARDRFLLHDLLRAYALERAQTEETPEQQRRSRRRLYTWYLWTAEEGRKVILPYSHAIALPPAEPDIPITSPGTVAEAMAWFERERLNILDTIRQADELGDHDVAWQLPVVSDGFFELKSYWADWRDVHLTGLRAARSADSRLGEAANLRCLGDAYWRMEQRDIALDHYRQGVIASRDVDDHWVEGFCLRGQGLIHEESGQIEEALHLYGQAREVFRRYGVTRGEGMSLLSLGNCHRARGRLDIAIVHYQEAVSILDGIDDPWSVAWASYPLGLAYQQAGQHDEALQQHERALTLFRRFDDRRSVGLTLAALGDTFHAIGQRDDAQRCWQQALQILDPLGDPHTSTIKRLITQTDKPAHG; the protein is encoded by the coding sequence GTGCACCCGGCGCGCAACGAATCGTCCGGCGATGCTGAGGCTGTCGTTCAGGCTGGCACGGTGTACGGCGGCATCAACCTGCTCGGTCACGCGGGACCGTCCGCACCGCCACCTCGCCAACTGCCGCTGGACACGACTCGCTTCGTCAACCGTGAGCAGACGCTCAACCGACTGGACGCGGCACTGCCCGCCGTTGACGGAACTACCGCAACGGGTAGTTCCGCGATGACGGTCGCGGCCATCGCGGGCGCTCCTGGGGTAGGCAAGACAGCGCTGGCCGTGCACTGGGCTCACCGGGTCCGACGGCGGTTCACCGACGGCGATCTCTACGTCGACATGCGCGGCTACGGGCCAGGCCCGGCCCTCGCTGTCGGCCAAGCCTTGGACGCCTTTCTCCGGGCACTTCACGTACCGGCCGAACAGATCCCGACCGACACTGATGGACGCGCCGCCCTCTACCGGTCCGTACTGGCCGGCAAACGGGTGCTGATCGTGGTGGACAATGTTTCCACGGTCGGCCAGGTGCGGGCACTGCTGCCCGCCACTCCGACCTGCATGGCCATCATCACCAGCCGTAGCCGGCTCTCCGGGCTTGTCGCACGGGAAGGAGCGTCACGGATGACCCTGGACGTCCTGTCTCCCGAAGAGGCGATCGCCCTGCTGCGCGACAGTGTCGGCGGCGACCGAGTCAGCGCGGAACCGCAGGCCGCCGCCGAACTCGCCCGCCGCTGCGCCTACCTCCCGCTTGCCCTGCGCATCATCGGGGAACGCATCGCCAACGCCCCCTACGCCACCCTCGCAGAATTCGTGACCGACCTCGCGCTCGTCGACCAGCAGCTTGACGCCCTGACGGTCGACGACGATGAACTCTCCGATGTCCGAACGGTGTTCTCCTGGTCCTACCAGGCGTTGCCCGCGGATACGGCGCGGTTCTTCCGCCTCCTCGGGCTGCACGCAGGCTCCGACATCTCCATCGCCGCAGCGGCAGCCATCGCCGGTGTCAGCCTCCCGCGAGCTCGTAGCCTGCTTGACCAGCTCAGCGCGGCGCACCTCATCCAGAATCCTGCTCGCGACCGATTCCTGCTCCACGACCTTCTGCGTGCATACGCCCTGGAACGTGCACAAACCGAAGAGACGCCCGAGCAGCAACGCCGATCACGACGTCGCCTGTACACCTGGTACCTGTGGACGGCTGAGGAAGGCCGCAAGGTCATCCTTCCCTACTCCCACGCCATCGCCCTTCCCCCAGCCGAACCCGACATCCCGATAACTTCGCCCGGCACGGTGGCCGAGGCGATGGCTTGGTTCGAGCGGGAGCGGCTGAACATCCTCGACACCATCCGGCAGGCAGACGAGCTGGGCGACCACGACGTCGCCTGGCAGTTGCCGGTCGTCAGCGACGGATTCTTCGAACTCAAGTCGTACTGGGCCGACTGGCGAGATGTGCATCTCACCGGCCTACGCGCCGCCCGATCCGCAGACTCACGCCTCGGCGAGGCCGCCAACCTCCGCTGCCTCGGCGACGCCTACTGGCGGATGGAGCAGCGTGACATCGCCCTCGACCACTACCGCCAGGGCGTCATCGCGAGCCGTGACGTCGACGACCACTGGGTAGAAGGCTTCTGCCTCCGTGGCCAGGGCCTCATCCACGAGGAATCCGGGCAGATAGAAGAAGCCCTCCACCTGTACGGCCAGGCGCGAGAGGTTTTTCGGCGCTACGGCGTAACCCGAGGTGAGGGCATGTCGTTGCTCAGCCTCGGCAACTGCCACCGTGCGCGCGGACGCCTCGACATCGCTATCGTCCACTACCAGGAAGCGGTCTCCATCCTCGATGGCATCGATGACCCATGGAGCGTCGCCTGGGCCTCCTACCCCCTCGGACTGGCATATCAGCAGGCTGGCCAACATGACGAAGCCCTGCAACAGCACGAGCGAGCGCTGACACTCTTTCGCAGATTCGACGATCGACGATCAGTCGGACTCACCCTCGCCGCGCTCGGCGACACCTTCCACGCCATCGGCCAACGCGACGACGCGCAACGCTGCTGGCAGCAGGCACTTCAGATTCTCGATCCACTCGGGGACCCCCACACCAGCACCATCAAGCGCCTCATCACCCAAACCGACAAACCCGCGCACGGCTGA
- a CDS encoding glycoside hydrolase family 13 protein encodes MNTPTTRTRDGADTEWWREAVIYQIYPRSFADSDGDGIGDLPGIIARLDHLVALGVDALWLSPFYPSPQADAGYDVADYRDVEPIFGRLADADRLITEAHDRGLRVVVDLVPNHTSSAHAWFVEALAAAPGSPARDRYVFRDGRGPDGAEPPNSWRSVFGGPAWTRTDNPDGTPGQWYLHLFDAGQPDLNWDNPQVRDEFVDILRFWLDRGVDGFRVDVAHGLVKQADLADWHYPEETTSGDHVEQPRPPMWDQDGVHEIYRQWRAVLDAYPGEQILVAEAWVQPAERLAAYVRPDEMHQAFNFEYLEAAWSAEAQRTVIERSLAAASAVGAPTTWVLSNHDVLRHATRLALPVGTPRPNGIGTDDPQPDTALGLRRARAATLLMLALPGSAYLYQGEELGLPEHTTLPDEVRQDPTWRRTGHTQRGRDGCRVPIPWEADSPSYGFGPTDASWLPQPPVWAEYALDRQVDVPGSTYEMYRTALRLRHELGLGGGELRWMESPDDVLAFRIGSGAGAEADSGAGSDSDSDSGAREVIVVTNLSAGPVALPPGTELVHASGPLTATGQVPTDVTAWARQRR; translated from the coding sequence GTGAACACGCCAACGACCCGTACCCGTGACGGTGCCGACACCGAATGGTGGCGGGAGGCGGTGATCTACCAGATCTACCCGCGGTCGTTCGCCGACTCCGACGGCGACGGCATCGGCGACCTGCCCGGCATCATCGCCCGACTCGACCACCTCGTCGCCCTCGGCGTCGACGCCCTGTGGCTCTCACCGTTCTACCCGTCACCGCAGGCCGACGCCGGATACGACGTGGCCGACTACCGCGACGTGGAACCGATCTTCGGCCGCCTCGCCGACGCCGACCGGCTGATCACCGAGGCGCACGACCGGGGCCTGCGGGTCGTCGTGGACCTGGTGCCCAACCACACCTCGTCGGCGCACGCCTGGTTCGTCGAGGCCCTCGCCGCCGCACCCGGCAGCCCGGCCCGCGACCGGTACGTCTTCCGCGACGGCCGGGGACCCGACGGCGCCGAGCCGCCGAACAGCTGGCGGTCGGTCTTCGGCGGACCGGCCTGGACCCGCACCGACAACCCCGACGGTACGCCCGGGCAGTGGTACCTGCACCTGTTCGACGCCGGCCAGCCGGACCTCAACTGGGACAACCCGCAGGTACGCGACGAGTTCGTCGACATCCTGCGGTTCTGGCTCGACCGGGGCGTCGACGGCTTCCGGGTCGACGTCGCACACGGCCTGGTCAAGCAGGCCGACCTGGCCGACTGGCACTACCCGGAGGAGACCACCTCGGGCGATCACGTCGAGCAGCCGCGCCCGCCGATGTGGGACCAGGACGGCGTACACGAGATCTACCGGCAGTGGCGCGCCGTACTGGACGCCTACCCCGGTGAGCAGATCCTGGTCGCCGAGGCGTGGGTGCAGCCGGCGGAGCGGCTCGCGGCCTACGTCCGCCCCGACGAGATGCATCAGGCGTTCAACTTCGAATACCTCGAGGCGGCGTGGAGCGCCGAGGCGCAGCGTACGGTTATCGAACGGTCGTTGGCCGCCGCCAGCGCGGTCGGCGCCCCCACCACCTGGGTGTTGTCCAACCACGACGTGCTGCGCCACGCCACCCGGCTGGCGTTGCCGGTCGGCACCCCCCGGCCGAACGGCATCGGCACCGACGACCCGCAGCCGGACACCGCGTTGGGGTTGCGGCGGGCCCGCGCCGCCACCCTGCTGATGCTGGCCCTGCCCGGCTCGGCCTACCTCTACCAGGGTGAGGAGCTGGGCCTGCCCGAGCACACCACCCTGCCGGACGAGGTCCGGCAGGACCCGACCTGGCGACGTACCGGCCACACCCAGCGGGGCCGCGACGGCTGCCGGGTGCCGATCCCGTGGGAGGCCGACAGCCCGTCGTACGGTTTCGGCCCGACCGACGCCAGCTGGCTGCCGCAGCCACCGGTCTGGGCCGAGTACGCCCTCGACCGCCAGGTTGACGTGCCAGGCTCGACGTACGAGATGTACCGCACGGCGCTGCGGCTGCGCCACGAACTCGGCCTCGGCGGCGGCGAGCTGCGCTGGATGGAGTCACCCGACGACGTACTCGCCTTCCGGATCGGCTCCGGGGCCGGCGCTGAGGCCGACTCCGGGGCCGGCTCCGACTCCGACTCCGACTCCGGGGCCCGCGAGGTGATCGTGGTGACGAACCTCAGTGCCGGACCGGTGGCGCTGCCGCCGGGAACCGAGTTGGTGCACGCCAGCGGCCCGCTGACCGCCACCGGTCAGGTGCCGACCGACGTCACGGCCTGGGCCCGGCAGCGTCGGTAG